A window from Streptomyces sp. NBC_00271 encodes these proteins:
- a CDS encoding ribonuclease D, with the protein MTDAQETAEDSSLRTTGGGPPDDVESAPIPLLEPREGIPPVVADEASLAEVIAAFAAGSGPVAVDAERASGYRYGQRAYLVQLRREGAGTALIDPVACPDLSGLGEAISGVEWVLHAATQDLPCLREIGMVPTRLFDTELAGRLAGFPRVGLGAMVESVLGFVLEKGHSAVDWSTRPLPEPWLRYAALDVELLVDLRDALEKDLDRQGKLDWARQEFDAIAQAEPAPPRKDPWRRTSGMHKVRRRRQMAVVRELWEARDRIAQRRDISPGKVLGDGAIVEAALSLPANVHALAALNGFGHRMGRRQLEQWQAAVDRAKAVPDAELPQPGQPVTGPPPPRAWADKDPAAAARLSAARAAVSALAEQLNMPQENLITPDTVRRVCWEPPAGADAESVSAALAGYGARAWQVELVTPVLVEALAVKGA; encoded by the coding sequence GTGACCGACGCCCAAGAGACCGCAGAAGACAGCTCACTGCGAACCACCGGAGGCGGCCCTCCGGACGACGTCGAATCGGCGCCGATCCCTTTGCTTGAGCCCCGAGAGGGCATTCCGCCCGTCGTCGCCGACGAGGCCTCGCTCGCCGAGGTGATCGCGGCCTTCGCCGCCGGCTCCGGCCCCGTGGCCGTGGACGCCGAACGCGCGTCCGGGTACCGATACGGCCAGCGCGCCTATCTGGTGCAGCTGCGCCGCGAGGGCGCCGGCACCGCGCTGATCGACCCCGTCGCCTGTCCCGACCTCTCCGGGCTCGGCGAGGCCATCTCCGGCGTCGAGTGGGTGCTGCACGCCGCCACCCAGGACCTGCCGTGTCTGCGGGAGATAGGCATGGTGCCGACGCGGCTCTTCGACACCGAGCTGGCCGGACGCCTGGCCGGGTTCCCCCGAGTGGGCCTGGGCGCGATGGTCGAGAGCGTGCTCGGCTTCGTACTGGAGAAGGGGCACTCCGCGGTCGACTGGTCCACGCGCCCGCTCCCGGAGCCGTGGCTGCGCTACGCCGCGCTCGACGTGGAACTGCTCGTCGACCTGCGCGACGCCCTGGAGAAGGATCTCGACCGGCAGGGCAAGCTGGACTGGGCCCGACAGGAGTTCGACGCGATCGCGCAGGCCGAGCCCGCGCCGCCGCGCAAGGACCCCTGGCGCCGCACGTCCGGGATGCACAAGGTGCGCCGCCGTCGGCAGATGGCGGTCGTGCGGGAGCTGTGGGAGGCCCGGGACCGGATCGCCCAGCGCCGGGACATCTCGCCGGGCAAGGTACTGGGGGACGGGGCCATCGTGGAGGCCGCGCTCTCCCTTCCGGCCAACGTGCACGCGCTTGCCGCGCTGAACGGGTTCGGGCACCGGATGGGGCGGCGCCAGCTGGAGCAGTGGCAGGCCGCCGTGGACCGCGCGAAGGCAGTGCCGGACGCCGAGCTGCCGCAGCCGGGGCAGCCCGTCACCGGGCCGCCGCCGCCGCGTGCCTGGGCCGACAAGGACCCGGCCGCCGCCGCCCGGCTCTCCGCGGCGCGGGCCGCCGTGTCGGCGCTGGCCGAGCAGCTCAACATGCCGCAGGAGAACCTGATCACTCCGGACACGGTGCGGCGGGTGTGCTGGGAGCCGCCGGCCGGTGCCGACGCCGAGTCGGTGTCGGCCGCGCTCGCCGGGTACGGGGCTCGGGCGTGGCAGGTGGAGTTGGTCACACCGGTACTGGTGGAGGCGCTGGCCGTTAAGGGTGCCTAA